Genomic segment of Dunckerocampus dactyliophorus isolate RoL2022-P2 chromosome 13, RoL_Ddac_1.1, whole genome shotgun sequence:
AGAACGTGCTGGCAGGTGGCCAACCTGCACTGAAATGTTCTTTGGGGTCTTCACAGATTTCTAAAACGTCGAGCCGGAACGTTGTGCGGGGATTTGGCCGTACTGTCCCTTCAGAGTtgcctttttctctttttttttggttgtgtttTCTCGTTTGCAACAACAGTTTCTGCAGCGGATGAAACGCTAAAATGGGAAGGAAGTCCCTCCGGTGGGGAACGGAGACCTTTCAGCACCACGGACAGAACCCCTTGCTAGGAAGGATCTCCATCATTCCAATATGGCTGCCACGCTAGGTCGTTATCCTAGTTTGCAACCAGCCACACAGAGAggtgacgaggaggaggagggtatTTTCTTTTGGAACAAACACAAGTGCGGCACATCAGCTAATGGAGGCTGGCTcccagaggaagaggaggaggaggaggaggaggaggaggaggaggaggaggaggaggggctcAATATAGGACACTCTTCCTTTTGCTCCACTTGAGCTATTAATACACCCAAACAAAAAGGAGATGAGAACTACGTGAGACGACAGCTTTGTAGTGCTTGGCTGCGCCCGAGCGGCAGCGCCCTTTTAAGCTGGGGAAACACTGTCACCGTTTTGTCTGAGGAGGGAGATGCATAGTTCACAGCAACCAAACCCCACAGCCGACACTTCATCAGGTCAACAAACATAACATGCGTTTGCATAAACTGCATGAAAAGGAGGAGAGAGAACCTCATGGTGCGGGGGGCAGCTACTGTACCTCCGGGTTGTCCCACGCTTTGGTTTTACGTCTGAGAGTGCATCCAAACGGAAGACGAGGGGGCACTCAAGAGAGGACAGAAAACATCGTGCTCACAAACACCCACGTGCCATATCGACACAACACGAGGACACAAGCAGGGAGGGAGATCAGcccgggggtgggggggggtgtacCTCGCATGCACCTGCTTCCCAAAAAGGTCAAACCATCGCGTCATTTAAGCAAAGAAAATGGCTGCCCTTCAGGAAAACCGCAATAACGAACTAAAGGTTGGTCATTTCCATCAATCTGCAGTTCACTTTCCCCCTTGGCGCAGTTCAATTGGTCATGTCTGATCAGTTATCAAACTCTGGTGGTCTGAGGATGCTTGCGGTGTCCAAAATCCCACTTTGATGCGGGAATTTATGCAGTTTCAATGTGCTTtcagtggggggaaaaaacgctgttttgtgtgcgtgtagctttaatgctaatgagcggtATTGGCGtgtccaagaagcgctattgtgtactttgtACCCTGTAATTATGCACTTGACCTAcgtagtacagtaatccctcgtttatcatggttaattgacacagtaaatgtgtttaccaccttctaaatacactttttcacatgaGAGCgttctagatgtgaaataacacccctatagtcacctgaaTGTTcgcatgacaaggagattgtGATTGTCTTGACCAACTAAACTTCACAGCATTGTAGTGATATTCAACATCtgcaacatttttacttttatattcaataaatgttgctgacaaatgtgaaattAATTACTGAAAAGCAACGCTACTTCGCTAGCAGTCCACGTCTTCCCCTGTGAATCGCCATGTTTGTTATAGTGCGGAAATGAAGTCATCCACACGTTTGTGTGGACATGACCCaataataggctgcattcaaccacaaaacagcaatgatttactGTAATCATATTTTAGAAAAGCTGCAATAAGATTTAAGCGTGACGTGGCGAGGGAATACTGTAGATgccatgcagtggtgtgaatgCGTTTGccgttcctgatttcttattttttgcatgtttgtcacacttaaatgtttagggttagggttagggtagatcatcaatcaaatgtaaatattagccaatgacaacacaactcaacacaaaatgcagtttttcaatgaaactttttcttcTGAAGggataaaaacatccaaagctacatgtccctgtgtgaaaaagtgatggccccctaaagctaataagtggttgggccccccttagcagcaacaactgcaatcaagcgtttgtgataacttgcaatgagtctcttacagcgctggggaggaattttgcacaattgttgtcattcagccacattggaggcttttccagcatgaaacattcatgccacagcatctcaataggattcaggtcaggacttggactagaccactccaaagtcttcatccattcagaggtggacttgctggtgtgttttggatcattgtcctgctgcagaacccaagttgctttcagcttgaggtcaccaacattctccttcagcacaattcatgcttccatttatcacagcaagtcttccaggtcctgaagaccatcacactaccaccaccgtattttactcTTGCTAtgatgtaataggacacacaccttccaaaaagttcaacttttgagtattttcccaaaggtcttggggatcatcaagatgttttctggcaaaactgagacgagacgatgttgtttttgttcagcagtggttttggtcttggaactgtgccacgcaggccgtttttgcccagtgtctttcttacggtggagtcatgaacactgaccttaacggAGGCAAGCGatgcctgcacttctttggatgttgttgtggggtcttttgtgacctcgctcctgctctcttggggtcatttcaGTTGGCCAGCCAACcctaggaaggttcaccactgttccatgttttggccatttgtaggtaatggctctcactatggttggctggagtctcaaagctttagaaatggttttaaccttttccaattaatctcagttatgttttaacaggaagggacaatcactttttcacacatggccatgtaggtttgcattttttttctctcttaataataaaacgtttcatttaaaaagtgcattttgtgttcagttgtgttgtcattgactaatatttacatttgattgatGGTCCGAAACAcaaaagtgggacaaacatgcaaaaaaaaaaaaaagaaagaaatcaggaagggggccaacactttttcagacCGCTgtacatcacatacaacaatgtaacaataaggAGTGAGACAGGAGGAcgcaaacattagcaacactagcatgccaatgtttttggtcGTGACTGTACAAATTGGGCTGATTTTGGTTGTATTGCATACTTGTGATGGTAAACGCAATTCCTTTTACAGACACGAGTTTTTATGAGTGACTTACTACAGTGAATCGAGAACTTGGTTCACGCGAGTCGAGTGTCACAGGCCAtgcgcaaaaaaaacccaactaatTGACGCTTTGCAGCGATACTTTAGATGTGGCAGATCTcccccttaaaggaaaactgcactttttgggggaattttgcccatcatccacaatccttatgtgaaacatgaccacacgtctttcccttttctgtgcattctaaagagaaaaacagctagcatgtgggagctaacattgcacgtaaCACGACAACCATTTCGTCAATAAAGCCCTacctccaaaaaacaccaacaactcTTGCTGGGCCAGCTGGTCTGGGGGGTGTCTTACAGTTGATTTTGGGTTTGTTAGCACTGACAATTCTTTGTTCTTTGTGATGCATGCCCTCCTTGCCATACACACGAAGCCTTGCCATCAGtggtgatgttcggagtgtccctgaatgcatctcgcattcttgcaatgagaatgaggaagtgtggttcccagggtgaacggactagagacgtgtggtgttggaattgtgttcaggtcagcgtgactgtgtgactgtgtggggacgctccactgtgattCCGTCTGCTGTCGTAACAGAGGAacgcttgctctggtgcgctaattacccaaaaaatgtaacgtatttaatgaaataaattagttaccgccattaatccgttatttttgacagccctagtttaaaatgatcaaatatgtcaaaatactacaagtattacatgttatcatgaatgtatgtACCTGTTGCTGCATGcgcacagcatgtatataaaaccagaacatcttgttggaggttttttagagggctttacagtcaaaataggtgtgtcctgttacgtgcattgttagctccctcatgctaactgtttttctctctttagagggcacagaaaagggaaagacgtgttcatgtttcacgtaaggattgtggatgaagtGTTTCCTTTCaataaatgcaagaaaatggacaaaacttaataaagtgcctttctacaaagTTTTTGGAGGCTGGTTTGGACAAATGATGTTGGTaaaatgttataatggccaaatacaatccaaagtattttttcagccttacctgtgaaaggtaatctcgtttggactgtaaaccggtcggtacacagtaattccatgCAGAACATGAATTAGACGTCTTCCCCGTTCTCTCTTGCCACAGCCAATACAGCGATCACGTCGACGTATGACTCGGCGCTCAATGCGGCGTCTACGCCACCCGAGAAACTCGGACATGCGCAACAAGTCCACCAACCCGACTCACTCGCTCGACCCGTGAGCACACGTCAGGTTCACGGTTTGCTCGTCGGCACCCTCATGCCGGTGTTTGTGAGTGAGTCTTGGTTTGGGGGTTCTTCGCTAGCGAGCGAACAGCAcaaaagtgcggcctgggggccatttacggtccacggctgttttttattggccctcgccactttccaaaaaaacaaacaaaaaaaacaacaaaagtggaaaaaaaagcagtagttttacaagaatagagacaaaatattgagaataaagtcataatggtaagagaaaaaaataccataaattagaaaaaaaaagtcgtaaaatatattgactttattctaattctaattgtaatattatacctCAATAACTTCATTtacctaaaattgcaacttattctttgttttgtttctttcttattttacgacatttttccttttaattttttatgctgcaatgttttttatatttaaaagacataagcagcctgcatctcagctttgtgttgttggtgacaaagtgtattattattattattattattattattattattattattattatttaagttTGGAACCTTACACTACAttttagcttcttttttttttttttttttttacaaatatttacattttcttcttgtcattttttcatgtaataatattatgtacatcatattcaaactttttcccaactttattatccaaaaattgcaactttttgttttgtttctcatgttactgttttttcccctttctatgccaagacattttttatatttaaagaaaaaacagcctcgttgtcggtgacaaagcatattattagcatgaacttttttccttttttgctcctttttccatttttgccattttaattttattctcacaaatATTCCAACTCTCttgttgtgcattttttttcttagtattatgtctttattctcttttttttttggcattagAACTTTTACCAaactttttacccaacctaaattTTCTAAAATTGCCTTATTcttggttttgtttctcatattacgactgtaaaaaaaatgtacatttttagtctttaatatttcaactttaagctatttttttctcttagtctcctaatattttgtctgtattctcataaaatggctgttttttccccatttttgctgctgtttttaaaaaaaaaatgttgtttaattgtatttttagaaagtgttgagggtcaataaaaaacagctaggGGCCGTTAATGGCccacgggctgcactttggacacccctgcactaagcTAAGTGGCTAAAGCTTGCTATTGCGCCGGGGACAGCTTTAGCTTTAGCATGCACACGCTACATGCACATTGAgtgtaaaaaaatcaaaaataaacaaaggatgtaatgtaatgtagtgtagtgtagtgtagtgtagtggatCGCGGTCATTTAtcattcaaatgtttaaaagctatttttggCACATGTATTTCTAGGAACCTACTGCGGTTCCTCCTGTCGATGCTGTCCATGACGGGACTACGCTGCCATTTggtttccaaaataaaagcagatacACGGATTTTAAAGTGCGGTGTCAGACACCGGTGCCATGATGATCCCGATCTCACCTCGCCTACACTAATCTGTCGAAACGTCTCAGTGCACCCGTTAGTCTTTCGAGCTTTGTGAGATGCACAAAATATTCTCACTATAACTTCTTCTCGCGATCCATAAATAAGTTAAGGATGTATCTTCCCATAAATATTTGTATCAGTCTGTAAAAGTCACGTATATAAATGACCAGGCTCCATCTCGCCCAGGCTCCTCCTTCCAGAAGAAGACACCTTGAAGCAtatctctctccctctctctgtctctgtctctctctttccATTTAGACCTGGGGAGGCATGGAGCAACATGGTAGGTGGAACAGACATGAAGGTGGGGGGTAAACTTGGGCAGGAGGCAGGAGGACAGACAGCAGCTCCTTCCTGGTCCAGTCCCTGATTGacacagtgtatgtgtgtgtgtcggccCAGGATGAAGAAGGGGACGAGCTATTGCTAGTTGACATTGAGGTTGCCGCTCCTGCTGCATGCTTGCCTTTTGGAGACGTGCATGACGACatccatgcaaaaaaaaaacaagtaggaAGGTGAAAGAGAGGCGAAGGGGGCGTCCCCGGTCATCCGTCACTTGCCGTCAGAAAAGTGAACGGAGGGCGGTGGCAGCTCCCGCTGCTCGGAGTCCGCCTCCGGGGCGGCGGTGGGCGTGCTGTTGGCAGGCGGGGGGTGGCCGCCGTCGTCGCCCTCAGGAAAGTTCTTCTCCTGCGACTGggacgaggaggacgaggagtgGGTGCTCTCGCTGGAGCTGCTGCGCGTCTCCGTGCTGGTGCTGGTCTTCTTCATCTTCCGCCGCTTGGCGAGCGGCGCCTTGTCCACTGTCTGCAAGCGGAAGCCCTCCCGTTTGCATTTGTTAAACGCCTGCCACACGAGAAGCACATGTCAGTTAGCAGCTCTCAGCTTctcacacgcatgcacacgcacgcacacacacacacacacacacacaatcaggcTGTGACAAAACAACTAAACtactgctactaaaattactgcttaaaaaataaaataaaaagcagcaaaaatggaagcatctgcagtaattttacaagaataaagtctaaatattgtgaggtcaaaaagtcataattatgaggaaaaaaatgtagcatGACGAAAAACAACACTATTTTTAAAAGACGCACGATTATGAGTAACAAACAAAAcgattttgtaatttttggaaaagcaggttggagaaaaagttataatacaagaataaatattatggaaataaagtcattaatttacaatgaaatagctggaaatagttgaaaaaaatattaaggagggaaaaattacaagaaaaaagttgcaattttatgaaaatgttatgaaaatgtgcactgaaatagttggaaaattaaaaaaacaaaacaacagcaaaggagaaaaacagctgtttatgagaataaagtcaaaatatattggTTGAGGACGTTTCACTTTCTGTCGTTACGGTCCACTTGCATTAGGCTGTCACCTGCAGGTGGACCTGAGTGGGACCGTTTAGCCTCAAAAGACATGTGCTCCGCCTCCACACACCAAGctaaagggactgtatgactCACAAAAGGGATCACTCcactcatgccgttgttctatggaacagaGGTGCCAAGCTGCTGAAAGCAAGAGTGAGCCCTCTTCCTGCCCGTTTGGCGGTGGGAGACAAGGAAAGTAGACACATGCGCACATGGCAACGTATTGAGggtggcaaaatgatccagttcatttttatttattgtgtgattgatttatttttgtcccaggccgagtgccatgagatgtttttttcctcaaagaatgagatcttgtgacaccccaataATAaatcagctaaaaaaaaaaaaaagaaaaaatacaaatgaatattgaatatttatatatattgtttatatatatatatatatatccatatgATATATCTatgatgtatgtatttatttatattatatcatatttacTTTGACATAACCAATTTCTAtaattaatttatgtattttagtattttttatattactaTTCTTctattatttttcaattatatatagaaataaactctacaaaatatttgtgaatatatacaacaaatagtaatattaatgaataaaaatactaaTAGTCATAAAAAACTTGATAATAATTCTGAATTTCAAGTGTCTGGTGTCTTACGTTAAAGGTGGCTTTGACGTAGGTGTGCACAGACGCGGTTGACGAGCCCAGGATGTCCGGGGTCATGAGCGGGTTGGAAGACAGCTGGCTGTCGTCCTGGAGCCAGGCGTTGTAGCGAAGGCCGCACATCTTGATCCTCTTGTTCGGGTCTACGGTGAGTAGCTCTGCGGCACACGGGAGGCAGCCAAGACCACAAGAGAAGTCGGTTGGACGCAGCTTGGCGACGAGAGCTAAGGGACACGTCTCACCTTGGATGAGGTCTTTGGCCTGCTGCGACACGTTCCTCCAGGCCTCGCCCTCAAAGGAGAAATCGCCCTGTTTGATTTTCTTCATGATTTCCTCAGCGCTGGTGTGGGTCAGGCTCTGCTCCTGACACTGGAAAGGCACCTGGCCGGACAGCATGGTGTACTGCAGGCAAAGTCAACACAGAGGATGaggcagctttctttggctaaAGGCAGCAGCCGTTCATTTCTGCTCTATTTTTGCAAGCATGCCTCCTAGCCCCCTCAAGCCAAACCGTGCTGCTGCTTGCACTGCACGCTTCCATCTGCCCTCATTctcatgaaaaaagaaaaggacaGTGGAGGATCAGTCCTGTCCTGATGTGATCTCCctccacgcgcacacacgcgctCTCAAAAGCATTTTCATCACAGCTCCTCACGCTCACCCCCAGGGGGCGACCATGCGGAGAGAAGCCAGCATTACATTGTTTTGACTCCACTCACCAGAATGACCCCCAGACTCCAGAGATCGCAGGACTCGTCGTAGCCGTCGTACTTGAGTATCTCTGGCGCGGCGTACTGCAAGGTGAAGCAAGGGGTCTTCAGGAGCTGATTGTCTGGCGGTTTGAGGCGGGCGAAGCCGAAGTCTATGATTTTGATCTCCAAGTTCTCGCTCTCGTCGGTGAAGAGCAGGTTCTGCGGAGCACAATTCCAGACTGGAGCGGGGGGTGGCAACcgttgttttttgctttttttccaggGCGCCAAATGCAGGCCCCACTCCACAGCTACTTGTCGCCCCTTTGTCGAGGTCAAACACCCTCGCTTTGTGACGGGCTGGCCAACGTCGCAGAGAGAGCCAAAATGCAACACGAAAAAGACAACTGACCTCAGGTTTCAGATCCCTGTGCACCACGCCCACGTCGTGCATGTGGCTGACGGCCGACACCAGCTTGCGCATGATCCGGCTGGCTTCCGTCTCGCTGAAGTGTTGCTTCCTGCGGATGCGCTCCAGCAGCTCCCCTCCCCCGAGCAGCTCCAGAACCAGGTACGTGTGGAGCTGCACACAAACGTCACGTATGATGCTAGGAGAGCTTCTTTCAGTCAGCATTGAAAAATGAATGCTGCGTGggttttgatttttctttggctttttttaagAAGAGCACTTCAAAGAGTGCACACTTATAAGAAATATATACATTGTAAAAAATCtacagtaaatatattttaaaagtaaattcattttaaaaagattttaaaaaaaaataaatgtaaaaaatacacaaaaacgtGCAcactttaaaatacaaataaatagaaattgcaaaaaaatataacaatttttttaaagtgcacacCTACATAAATACAAATGGCAAAAcgcataaaatacatttttaaaaaaatataattttttttttaaagtgcacacctacataaatacaaaaaatacattttaaaaataaacacattcaaaactactaagaagtttaaaaatgtgtttaaaatgtaaagtgcacagtttaaaaataaataaaacattttaaaaagtgtgtatatttaaaaaatacatacatttaagtataaatttataaataaaaacaaatacattttttcaatataacattttttttaaacaaaacctTTCAAAaagaaattgcaaaaaaaagaaaaaccaaaaaaaaaatatgttgtgttcaaagacaccagtggaattcacgttttgagtttattttctgggatttccgagcctacttaaatgcagcaaattgtacttccgcattaagagttacaaagtgagtgataagaatatccaattactgtttttctatttatttagagCACACATACAcgctagggatgtcctgatacacattttttggcttccaatccgatccgatccgatcTGGTCCAATCCCGatcctgctttttttgttttaataataagcttttgtcacaaacatgaatttgtggaattgaatatgcttatgaaaatagctcttcaaagaattaaaaataatacaaccaaagtattgctgaatttacctGTAGCAAACCTctctgagtcaggtccctaatccaataaaaaaagtTGATTCCGTAAAGGATAAAAtaggaaaaaatgggcgtgcaaaatacttagggtaggactaatcatttgacatgattatagatcaatttgttgtgtgatttagaatatatgacattttttaactctcttcagcgcaatagtaatttattgacgctCCCTggtgtaaacaaccagcggttagagtaGCTCTTCCCGTGCGAGCGGTGACCAGGCGTGGCACAGCaatccgggcacagtgaggcaGAACTGTCCTCAGCCTCCTTCCAAATGTTTAGTGCATCACTTCAGTGTACACCAAACTAAGTCGCTGGGCTTTCATGTGCAGACTTTCTTTGCGACACAATTAGCAAGCATATCTGAACTGGTTTTTGGGCCATTGCTCAGCAAGAGGGCCAAAACAGATCCCTCAGGCTTTCGGCATCCTCATTAATCCGCCTTTCAGGATTAATGAGGACGTAATGAGGCTACGGCACGGCTCTGCGTAATTTACCATGCAGCAGGGCGGAGGAAGCGCACCTGGTCGTGGTAGATTTCGTGTAACTTGACGATGTTGGGGTGGCCGTCGCAGAGCT
This window contains:
- the rps6ka5 gene encoding ribosomal protein S6 kinase alpha-5 isoform X3, with amino-acid sequence MRPKKQVERAFSVCGTIEYMAPEIVEGESGHDKAVDWWSLGVLMYELLTGGSPFTVDGDENAPTDIARRILKKDPPFPKDMSPLAKDIIQRLLTKDPKKRLGSGPNGVENVKKHPFYQKINWDDLAAKKVPAPFKPVIRDELDVSNFAEEFTEMDPTYSPAALPQNCDRIFQGYSFMAPSILFKRNVVMDDPVQLCGSSERPGSAAVARSAMMKDSPFYISYEMDLKDSALGEGSFSICRRCTHKKTGQKYAVKIVSKRMEAQTQREIAALKLCDGHPNIVKLHEIYHDQLHTYLVLELLGGGELLERIRRKQHFSETEASRIMRKLVSAVSHMHDVGVVHRDLKPENLLFTDESENLEIKIIDFGFARLKPPDNQLLKTPCFTLQYAAPEILKYDGYDESCDLWSLGVILYTMLSGQVPFQCQEQSLTHTSAEEIMKKIKQGDFSFEGEAWRNVSQQAKDLIQELLTVDPNKRIKMCGLRYNAWLQDDSQLSSNPLMTPDILGSSTASVHTYVKATFNAFNKCKREGFRLQTVDKAPLAKRRKMKKTSTSTETRSSSSESTHSSSSSSQSQEKNFPEGDDGGHPPPANSTPTAAPEADSEQRELPPPSVHFSDGK